The following are encoded in a window of Mustela nigripes isolate SB6536 chromosome 1, MUSNIG.SB6536, whole genome shotgun sequence genomic DNA:
- the RASGEF1B gene encoding ras-GEF domain-containing family member 1B, which yields MPQTPPFSAMFDSSGYNRNLYQAAEAGCAGLCYHDNNLLSGSLEALIQHLVPNVDYYPDRTYIFTFLLSSRLFVHPYELMAKVCHLCVEHQRPSDPSSDKNQIRKIAPKILQLLTEWTETFPYDFRDERMMRNLKDLAHQIASGEETYRKNVHQMIQGLVRKLATLSQYEEVLAKISSTSTDRLTVLKTKPQSIQRDIITVCSDPYTLAQQLTHIELERLNYIGPEEFVQAFVQKDPLDNDKSCYSERKKTRNLEAYVEWFNRLSYLVATEICMPVKKKHRARMIEYFIDVARECFNIGNFNSLMAIISGMNMSPVSRLKKTWAKVKTAKFDVLEHQMDPSSNFYNYRTALRGAAQRSLTAHSSREKIVIPFFSLLIKDIYFLNEGCANRLPNGHVNFEKFWELAKQVSEFMTWKQVECPFERDRKILQYLLTVPVFSEDALYLASYESEGPENHIEKDRWKSLRSSLLGRV from the exons ATGCCTCAGACGCCGCCCTTCTCGGCCATGTTCGACAGCAGCGGTTACAACCGGAACCTGTACCAGGCGGCGGAGGCCGGCTGCGCGGGCCTGTGCTACCACGACAACAACCTCCTGTCCGGGTCTCTGGAAGCGCTCATCCAGCACTTGGTGCCCAACGTGGATTACTATCCGGAC AGAACGTACATATTTACCTTCCTCCTCAGTTCTCGGTTGTTCGTGCATCCGTATGAGTTAATGGCCAAAGTTTGCCACTTATGTGTTGAGCACCAGAGACCAAGTGATCCCAGCAGTGACAAG AACCAGATAAgaaaaattgcacccaaaatcctTCAGCTCCTGACGGAATGGACGGAAACGTTTCCTTATGATTTTCGGGATGAAAGAATGATGAGAAACTTGAAGGATCTGGCTCACCAAATAGCCAGCGGCGAGGAG ACGTACCGGAAGAACGTCCATCAGATGATTCAGGGTCTGGTCCGCAAACTGGCCACGCTCAGCCAGTACGAGGAAGTCCTGGCCAAAATCAGCTCCACGTCCACGGATCGGCTCACGGTTCTCAAGACCAAGCCCCAGTCCATTCAGAGGGACATCATTACCGTCTGCAGTGACCCTTACACTCTGGCTCAGCAGCTGACTCACATCGAGCTG GAAAGGCTCAATTATATTGGGCCAGAAGAATTTGTTCAGGCGTTTGTGCAGAAGGACCCTTTGGACAATGACAAG AGCTGCTACAGTGAACGGAAGAAAACCCGAAACCTGGAGGCGTATGTGGAATGGTTCAACCGGCTCAGCTACCTGGTTGCCACCGAGATCTGCATG CCCGTGAAGAAGAAGCATCGGGCAAGGATGATCGAGTATTTCATCGACGTAGCTCGGGAGTGTTTCAACATCGGCAACTTCAATTCCCTGATGGCCATAATCT CCGGCATGAACATGAGCCCCGTGTCTCGACTGAAAAAAACATGGGCTAAAGTGAAGACTGCAAAGTTTGATGTCCTTGAG CATCAGATGGACCCTTCCAGTAATTTCTACAACTACCGAACAGCTCTTCGTGGGGCAGCGCAAAGGTCTTTAACGGCTCACAGCAGCCGAGAGAAG atcGTGATACCATTCTTCAGTCTTTTAATCAAAGATATTTACTTCCTCAACGAGGGCTGTGCCAACCGCCTTCCGAACGGCCACGTCAACTTCGAG aaattttggGAACTGGCCAAACAAGTGAGTGAGTTCATGACGTGGAAACAGGTGGAGTGTCCGTTTGAGAGGGACCGGAAGATCCTGCAGTATCTGCTCACGGTGCCGGTCTTCAGTGAGGACG CGCTCTACCTGGCTTCCTACGAGAGTGAAGGACCTGAAAATCACATAGAGAAGGACCGATGGAAGTCCTTACG GTCCAGCCTCTTAGGCAGAGTTTGA